From Phaeocystidibacter marisrubri, the proteins below share one genomic window:
- a CDS encoding DUF5723 family protein, giving the protein MKVSTKHMLVGAFVTAASLAHGQSMISAYNFERVGEFHMANPSAYQPYRAVVGIPGIGMQSTYVHNSSFDLAPVISSGLNGNESIEYILDNVSEGDRLLIDQTMDIAYVGFRTGKGFWSLGVQVKNQVSFEYPVEILNLAYYGSVPLNGQINMSNNETTLNSYLTYHVGYQHELMDGKMRVGGRLKYLSGLAHMSSTRTDLQGTFNSDVWTFNTDIETRVATVLNVDDPEFTGVNTFLFSDNKGYAFDLGVSYEVMPNLEVSIAALDIGSVTWSTNTRTYTSKGQYTWEGVEYSYGEEGSMNGDSILNDIVDALNFQETAGGSFTQALPRSYMAGARYQLHPKHGFGATYQLNQWGDRTFNTFGVSYIGNWSKWFSFYANYAVIDGDNLNVGVGFSLNLGPIQLYLLTDDVMSAQLSKDLNMANIRFGMNVALYRKDLKGYEVDKEPALIAPPSEEAAQSGSEEGESSSETEDENNSNNETI; this is encoded by the coding sequence ATGAAAGTTTCTACTAAACACATGCTGGTAGGTGCTTTCGTTACTGCAGCATCACTAGCCCACGGACAATCCATGATTTCTGCCTACAACTTTGAAAGAGTGGGTGAATTTCACATGGCAAACCCGTCAGCTTATCAACCGTATCGCGCCGTTGTTGGTATTCCCGGTATAGGTATGCAGAGCACCTATGTACACAATTCAAGTTTTGATTTGGCTCCGGTAATTTCATCTGGACTCAATGGAAATGAGTCGATTGAATACATATTAGACAATGTAAGTGAAGGAGATCGACTCCTCATCGATCAGACGATGGATATTGCCTACGTAGGTTTCAGAACGGGAAAAGGTTTTTGGAGCTTAGGCGTACAAGTGAAGAATCAAGTGAGTTTTGAATACCCTGTTGAGATTCTGAATTTGGCGTATTACGGCTCTGTTCCGCTTAATGGACAAATCAACATGTCCAATAACGAGACTACATTGAATTCCTATCTCACTTATCACGTGGGTTACCAACACGAATTGATGGATGGCAAAATGAGAGTGGGTGGTCGATTGAAGTATTTAAGTGGATTAGCCCATATGTCTTCTACTCGCACAGATCTTCAGGGTACTTTTAATTCTGATGTATGGACTTTCAACACGGATATTGAGACTCGCGTAGCTACGGTATTGAATGTGGATGATCCCGAATTTACAGGAGTTAATACCTTCCTCTTTAGCGACAACAAAGGATACGCCTTTGATTTAGGTGTTTCATACGAAGTGATGCCAAATCTTGAGGTGAGCATCGCTGCTTTAGATATCGGCTCTGTGACGTGGAGCACGAATACTAGAACCTATACCAGTAAGGGACAATATACATGGGAAGGGGTAGAGTACTCTTATGGAGAGGAAGGAAGTATGAATGGGGATTCTATTCTGAATGATATCGTAGATGCCTTAAACTTTCAAGAAACGGCTGGTGGCAGTTTTACACAAGCACTTCCTAGAAGTTACATGGCTGGTGCAAGATATCAACTGCATCCGAAGCACGGATTTGGAGCTACTTACCAGTTGAATCAATGGGGAGACCGCACTTTCAATACTTTTGGTGTGAGCTACATTGGAAACTGGAGCAAATGGTTCAGCTTCTATGCAAACTATGCGGTTATCGACGGAGATAACCTGAATGTAGGTGTCGGATTCTCATTGAATTTAGGTCCCATTCAATTGTATCTTCTTACAGATGATGTGATGAGTGCGCAACTTTCGAAGGATCTGAATATGGCAAACATCCGCTTTGGTATGAACGTGGCATTGTATCGCAAAGACCTCAAAGGATACGAAGTGGACAAGGAGCCTGCACTGATTGCACCTCCATCAGAAGAAGCGGCTCAAAGCGGCTCTGAAGAAGGAGAGTCTTCATCGGAAACAGAAGATGAAAACAACTCAAATAACGAAACGATCTAA
- a CDS encoding replication-associated recombination protein A, with product MTSHTPLAERMRPQDIDNYVGQKHLVGKGGALRPALERKVLPSMILWGPPGVGKTTLAFLLARTADVGFHTLSAVSAGVKDVREVIQSAEKATMFRTTPPVLFIDEIHRFSKSQQDALLGAVERGTITLIGATTENPSFEVIPALLSRTQLYVLNSLSEDELIEIVQQAIEKDVELSKKSIQLESTKALLRYSGGDARKLLNQLEWLVERESSSKVVINDAYVESTLQQRGARYDKAGEQHYDIISAFIKSIRGSDPNGAVYWLGRMIEGGEDPKFIARRLLISASEDIGLANPTALIMATNTFMAVERIGMPEGRIPLSQCAIYLATSPKSNASYMAINKVLSEIKQSGDLSVPLHLRNAPTKTMKDLGYGAGYNYSHDNPGNFADQAYLPDELDGTRFFEPGESEREKQLRLFMERRWKKRYGY from the coding sequence ATGACATCTCATACTCCCTTAGCAGAAAGAATGCGACCACAAGACATAGATAACTATGTTGGACAGAAGCATTTAGTTGGTAAAGGCGGTGCCCTTCGTCCAGCTCTTGAGCGCAAAGTGTTGCCGAGTATGATTTTGTGGGGACCTCCAGGTGTAGGTAAAACGACCCTTGCCTTCTTACTTGCTCGCACAGCAGATGTAGGATTTCACACCTTAAGTGCGGTAAGCGCTGGTGTTAAAGACGTTAGGGAAGTGATTCAAAGTGCGGAGAAAGCGACGATGTTCAGGACCACTCCCCCCGTTCTTTTTATTGATGAAATTCATCGGTTCAGCAAATCGCAACAAGACGCCCTCTTGGGAGCGGTTGAGCGAGGAACCATCACCTTAATTGGCGCTACAACGGAGAATCCGAGTTTTGAAGTGATTCCTGCACTATTATCGCGCACACAACTTTACGTTCTCAATTCTCTCAGTGAAGATGAACTGATAGAAATCGTTCAGCAAGCCATCGAAAAGGATGTGGAGCTATCTAAAAAATCCATTCAGTTGGAGAGCACTAAAGCTCTGCTTCGCTACTCGGGTGGCGATGCGAGAAAATTGTTAAATCAGTTAGAATGGCTGGTTGAGCGAGAATCTAGCTCGAAGGTGGTTATTAATGATGCCTATGTGGAATCGACGCTACAACAACGAGGAGCCCGATATGACAAAGCTGGGGAACAACACTACGATATCATTTCAGCCTTCATCAAATCCATTCGGGGCAGCGACCCCAATGGTGCGGTTTACTGGCTAGGTAGAATGATTGAGGGTGGTGAAGATCCGAAGTTCATCGCACGTAGACTTCTGATCAGTGCTTCTGAAGATATTGGTTTAGCCAATCCCACCGCATTAATCATGGCAACGAACACCTTTATGGCCGTTGAGCGTATCGGGATGCCAGAGGGACGAATTCCACTTTCGCAATGCGCCATCTATTTAGCCACTAGCCCGAAGAGCAATGCCTCGTACATGGCTATTAACAAAGTCCTGAGCGAAATCAAACAAAGCGGCGACCTGTCAGTACCACTTCACTTGAGGAACGCTCCTACAAAGACCATGAAAGACTTGGGCTATGGAGCCGGTTATAACTACAGCCATGATAATCCAGGTAATTTCGCAGATCAAGCTTATTTACCAGATGAGTTGGATGGTACACGATTCTTTGAACCAGGAGAAAGTGAGCGAGAAAAGCAATTGCGGCTCTTTATGGAACGCAGGTGGAAAAAGAGATACGGATACTAA
- a CDS encoding rhomboid family intramembrane serine protease — protein sequence MNPLEQRKPLWTYTIFPGLVVAALIAIHAIGVIFDLDLSQHGLRPRDSNRVFGVITFFFLHGSWEHLFNNVVGLFVLLSLMRYYFPTIFLKILVFSILFPAIGTFAIARDAIHIGASGAIYSLAAFLFVSSLIRANRYMLSLSLLIIFLYGGLWWGLFPLDNHVSYEGHFAGAVTGIVMAFIYSKAPYNAHVKEPEPEFEKEDVPDVIGDAWKITQPIEVRYIYVDDKDETDTPDDSSPDDSDDGGTTIPGNPR from the coding sequence ATGAATCCATTGGAACAAAGAAAACCACTTTGGACGTACACCATTTTTCCAGGATTGGTCGTCGCTGCTCTCATTGCCATCCACGCAATAGGTGTCATTTTTGACCTTGACCTGTCTCAACATGGTTTACGACCACGGGATTCAAATCGCGTCTTTGGAGTCATCACCTTCTTTTTCCTGCACGGATCTTGGGAGCATTTGTTCAACAATGTGGTTGGCTTGTTCGTATTGCTATCCCTCATGCGGTATTATTTCCCTACGATCTTTTTAAAAATATTGGTCTTTAGCATACTGTTTCCAGCCATTGGAACATTTGCCATAGCGAGAGATGCCATACATATTGGAGCAAGTGGCGCGATTTATTCACTCGCTGCGTTTCTATTCGTGAGTAGCTTGATTCGAGCAAATCGATATATGTTGTCCTTGAGTTTGCTGATTATCTTCCTGTATGGAGGACTCTGGTGGGGGCTGTTTCCATTGGATAATCACGTTTCCTATGAAGGTCATTTTGCCGGAGCGGTGACAGGTATCGTGATGGCATTTATCTATTCGAAAGCACCCTATAATGCTCATGTCAAAGAACCTGAACCCGAGTTTGAGAAAGAAGATGTTCCCGACGTGATTGGCGATGCATGGAAGATTACTCAACCCATTGAGGTTCGTTATATTTATGTTGATGATAAAGATGAAACTGATACTCCTGATGACTCTTCTCCTGACGACAGTGACGATGGAGGCACAACAATACCTGGTAATCCAAGGTGA